The nucleotide window ATGATCTGTGTCCCTGTGTCCTATTGCAAGCCATTCATTTGATATACAAGGTATTCACCAAGTAGTCTATTGTTGGAGCCTTCTCTTATGTAGTCATCTTATGTCATCATCATGCATAGAGAGAATTTTAGTTCTTTGTTTGATGGGATTGCTCAACTCTTTTAGAAACTGAAAGCATGCCATTGATTTGCTTCGAGTGTTAACAAGGAATGGAAACCtatataattgaaaaactttattGTGTGCATGGTTAACGAACTTGgtaaatttgtaaattgtagtGATTCAGTCCACCTTGCAGAAACCCATACCAAGCTAGTTGAAAGTCATTCTGATCAGAAGCAGAGGTGACCTGTTAAGTATCATGGATTCCTAAGTCATTGGCAGTCATACTCTCAATATATATATCTGCTTCTTTCATACACCAAGTAGAGATGATATGTATCTCCCTTTTGTCAATGTCCATAAATCTTTCTTTTATTCACCTAGCATTTCCATAGAAGTCTGGAGTTAGATTCCAATTACTTTTCATGTAAAACAAGCTTGCTAAAAAATCTTTTTTGGATCATAAATTGTAATTCTGAATTTTATGGGGTTAGAGTCGGTTTGTTCTGATGtgctttctcttttccttttggCAAGTGGGTACCAGTTGACAAACTCTAACCTTCTGTTTTACACAGGACTTGACATTTTGCTGAAATAACCGTAGAAATAGTTCCTTATCTATGTGTCAATGTCAAGGGCATACTAATGAGGATCCTTaccttgaaaatatatttagtgTTGTTTTTTATGCTTTAGTTTGATACAAATCCATTTTGTGTTTCTGAGGAAGGTCATAAGTTGTATCTTAGCTACAGGTGGTTTCAGGACCACAGTAATCATGTGTTTTAGGGTATGACATGTGTAAGCTAAGTCTCCAATGGTGGTATTTTCAAATGTCATGGTTGAAATAGTGGGTACCATGCCTTTCAAGTCACATGAACGTAAAGGTGTTAGACTTTGGAGTCACTTTACCTAATCATAACTTAGTGCCACTCTTGTCCGACTAATGGTCTCTGGAAACTAACTTACAAAAATCTAAGCTGGCATTTGGTTCTGTTTTTACTTTCTATTTATCTGTTTTCTCTCTTTGTAAATGCAAAATACTTTATCCAGcacatttttgtatttattttgttttcaaataatgCAAAATATTGTTTTCACTTATTAGAgctaaattctttttttttttttttttttacaattacaagatttatttgtcaaaaataagatttcagattttgagtttttttgtttctgtaatataagtaattattttaattttattattaaataaaagaaaagctcTACCAAAGGCACTTGCTGACGTCATTTTCAACATGTTGTTTCTAATCTTAAAGACATaagatttataatttgttttctttttttgcttcattttaGGTATCTTATGCACTTGTTCACTATCTGTACTAGGTCTGTGCTTTGATTTCCATGGCTTCATTTCTGGATTTCATAATGGTTACAATGATTATAAATGATGCTTTAGGCATCAAAAATCcatttgttgaaaaaaaaaaaaatacattgaaGTGTTATTCTGTGATTTTCATTGGTTGGTGCTTGAGATATTGATGGAAGCCATGCATGATGTTGTGCTCCCTTTTTTCgttgatttatatttgatattggATATAACGCTCATATCACCTTTAGGTTGGATGTTGCTTCTTTTGTGCATTCAGAACTTTGATAGATGTATGAAGAGGACATCTTGCGTACTGGCATAAGGAAATTAACAGAGCAAAAATGAGCATGTCAGTGGGAAAATCACAAATTTTCTTGTGTACTAATTCTATATACTTGCCCGATGAATTGCATTGAGTGAATGAAATTATTCAGCATGTAATAATACCCTGTGATTGCAGAATGTAAAGATTTGATAAGCCAGACTTGATTtggttaaaattctttttttattttttggttgttAGTAGGAAGAAAGGCTATCCTATGAGCAGCAAAGTTGATTTCATTTCCTCTGATCTATACTTATTTGCAAATCCCTTAGGTCATAAAGAAAAGAAGTAGGATGTCTGTCCTTTGATTTTCCTGCCTATTGCGAAATTTTTCTGACTTCATTTCTTCTGTTGTCAACCATCCTTCTCTCTTCTTCAACATCATCAAAGCTTTCACTGTCCTCATCCTCTACGTCTACATCTTCAAACCCTTCATCTTCCTCAAAACCCTCTTCTTCAAGTTCCAGGATATCATCATTTGGCTGAATAAACTGCAGCTTTAGACGCCCATCTTCTCTGCATGCATGCAAAAATTCTTGGCTGGGCATCATTATCTCCTTAAGGACGAATCTGCCTTCATGCCTGTATGACTTGAAGCAAACCCAAGGCTTACCGCTCTTCCCTATACTAGAAATCGGAGGAGGGAATGTTCTGCCACATGTTTTTGACCTTCTGAAATCGCTGCATAGATTCTCTGTTGGAGAATGCTTTGCAATACTTTCTCTCTTCTGCTGTGTTTGCCAATCTTCACCTATCTCACTCTTCAAGTCCTCAACGTCATCAGAGCTTTCAAAACCAAGTCCCTCTGTACATAGCTGCAAGCTCTCAGAATTCATAGATGAAAAACTGTCACTTTTGGTATGACAACTGGTGTATTTGATGTGCTGGGTGTTAGAGAATAAGTTGAATGATGACGGGCTCTTCTTGTTGCTATCATGGAGATATGGAGAATTATTATGATGTGGGTGTGGGTATATATcaagaaaagatgaagaagacgaAAAAGATGAGatgggaaaggaaggagatgaggaggaggaggaggaggaggaagaggGTGAAGAAGTTTCTTTAAAATGATGTTCATCAAACATGTCAA belongs to Mangifera indica cultivar Alphonso chromosome 2, CATAS_Mindica_2.1, whole genome shotgun sequence and includes:
- the LOC123208659 gene encoding uncharacterized protein LOC123208659, with the translated sequence MNSESLQLCTEGLGFESSDDVEDLKSEIGEDWQTQQKRESIAKHSPTENLCSDFRRSKTCGRTFPPPISSIGKSGKPWVCFKSYRHEGRFVLKEIMMPSQEFLHACREDGRLKLQFIQPNDDILELEEEGFEEDEGFEDVDVEDEDSESFDDVEEERRMVDNRRNEVRKISQ